TGCGCGACGGGGAAGGGATACGTTGCGCGAGCTGCTGCAGACTCATCCCCATATCGAGGACGCGTACTTTGTGCTCGGTATGTACGAATACATCGCCGGTTCCGTACCCCGCAGTCTGAAATGGCTGACTAGATTGTTCGACATCAGCGGTGACCGGCATCTGGGAATTCAGTATCTGGAGCGGGCTACGGCGAAGGCGCCGATCATGGCGCCGGAAGCGGCGCGCATCCTGCTTGCCGCTGCTGCGATTCAGCCGGAACATGCCCGGCCGTGCCGGTATCGACCCCTGGCGATCTATACCTATATGAACTTCCCGAAGAATCCCTATTTCTCCATGGCGTTGCAGCTGGTCGATGTGCATTGCGGTTACCCCGAGCAGGCACTTGCCCTGAACCAGATCGCCGTCGACCGGTACCTGAATGACTATGCGAGCCTGCGCAGTACGCTTGAGTTGGTGAGGTTGCAGGCCTACCGCAGCCTTGGTGATCTGAAGCAGGTCGACGCCATGAAGCCGAAGTTCATCAAGCGCGATGCGGCGTACTGGTATCTGGCCCGGGCGCAGACGCTCGATCTTCTTGGTCGGCGCGCCGAGGCAACGAAGATCTACCATGACCTGAAATGGGCGTCCCTGTACCCCAAAGAGTATCCGGAATTCAAAAAAGTCCCGGACTGGGTCCTCGACCAGGTGGAAATCTTCAGCAAGACCCCGTTCCAGAAGCCGAGGCGCGTCACCGTCGTAACCAAGGATGCCCTGCGCCTCAATGGGGCTTCCGTGGATCAGATGACCACGGCCATCTCCCGATTCGAAGCTCAGTAAGGATCGCGACCGCGCAGTCGCCGCAGGGCCCTGCGATCGCGTTTGCCGGGTCGCGCCGCGGGCGCTTCGCGATGCGGGATCGCGGATGTCGTATCAGCCTGCCGCCGTTTGACCTCGATTTCCTGATACAGCAAGCACGCCTCGCTGGCCGGCCCACGGCGCCCGGAAAGGCCGAGTACGCGCACGACCATCAGGTCGCCGGCCCGCTGTATGCGAAGCAGGTCCCCGGGCCGAACGCGCCGACCGGGTTTGGCGCGGGTTCCGTCCACATGAACCTTGCCGCCGGTGACGGCCTCCGTGGCCAGTTGGCGAGTGCGAAAGAAGCGGGCCGCCCACAGCCAGCGATCCACGCGAAGACCATTGTCCTCGAGCGTTTGATTGTTGTCCGGTTTTGACATAGGAGATGAATCACGCCAATGCAGTTTGCGCGCCGCAATTCGCGCACGCTAGAATCCGCGCCTGCATTGTAATCGCATGTCCCTGCCGGCCGGTACCGTCCTGGAGGCAGAATGGCTACTGAATGAACCAGCGTCAGAACAAATTCCTCGACAAGCTGCTGTCGATTCCAACCGCTCCGTTTCGCGAACAGCTGGTGCGTGATGCCGTTGTCGGGATGCTGGATAAGCGCAAGGTTCCGTACTTTGAGGACCCGGCGGGAAACCTTGTGATCGGGTTTGCGTCGCTCGCTGCCTACCAACGGGAACTCTCACGGACGGTGCGCGAACCCTTGCGGGTTCTGGTGGCGCACATGGATCATCCCGGCTTCCATGGACTTCGATGGCGGACACCGAAGTCCCTGGCGGTCCGGTGGCATGGGGGATCGCCGCGCAAACACCTGGCCGGGAGTCCCGTCTGGCTGGGGGATCGTGAGGGATATGTGGGGCAGGGATCCATGACCCGCGTGAAGATGCATCGTTCAGGGCATTTCATTGAGACCGCGGAAGTGCGCGTTGACAGGTCAAGGCTGGTGCGCGATGTGCCGGCTGCTGAACTGTTCGGCGGGTTCCGGTTTCGGGCACCGGTATGGCGCAGCGGCAAGCGAATCTACACCAAGGCCGCGGATGATCTGGTCGGCGTTTTTGCCATCGTCGAGACGGCTGTGGCGCTATTCCGCAAGGGCGCCCCGCGACGTCCCTTCGTGGGTCTGCTAACCCGGGGCGAAGAGGTTGGCTTTGTTGGTGCCATTGCTCATCTCGAAAGGAAGTGGCTGCAGGAGGCCCGCCGTCCTGTTGTGTTCGTGAGCCTGGAAACCTCCCGCGCCCTGGACGGGGCGCGAATTGGCAAGGGCCCGGTGGTTCGCCTGGGCGACCGGCGCACGGTGTTCGACGCCGGCGCGCTGCAGGTTCTGGCTGAGGTGGCCAGGCGCGTGCTTCCCGGAAAGCATCAGAAACGGATCATGGATGGCGGTGCCTGCGAGGCGGCGGCGGCCACGCTGTGGGGCGTGCCGTCCGTGGGGCTCTCCGTACCCCTGGGGAACTATCACAACCAGGGGTTCGAAGGGGGTCCGGATTGCCGCGGCGTGGACGGCCCCGCCCCCGAAATGGTGCACGAGGAGGACGTCGCGGGCTTGCTGGCCTTGTGCAAGGGACTGTTCGCCCGGGACCTCGACTGGAATCATCCGTGGACAGCAGCGCAACTAAAACTGCGCAAGAACTACCGCACATACCGCAAACACCTTTAGTTTGCATGCTTGTCCGAAAAGGGAATCTCGTCGACAATGCGCGCCCCATTGGCCCGCAGGAACTCCATCTATGATGAGTGAAAAACAGCCGACA
This is a stretch of genomic DNA from Acidiferrobacteraceae bacterium. It encodes these proteins:
- a CDS encoding RNA-binding S4 domain-containing protein, whose amino-acid sequence is MSKPDNNQTLEDNGLRVDRWLWAARFFRTRQLATEAVTGGKVHVDGTRAKPGRRVRPGDLLRIQRAGDLMVVRVLGLSGRRGPASEACLLYQEIEVKRRQADTTSAIPHREAPAARPGKRDRRALRRLRGRDPY
- a CDS encoding M20/M25/M40 family metallo-hydrolase, whose product is MNQRQNKFLDKLLSIPTAPFREQLVRDAVVGMLDKRKVPYFEDPAGNLVIGFASLAAYQRELSRTVREPLRVLVAHMDHPGFHGLRWRTPKSLAVRWHGGSPRKHLAGSPVWLGDREGYVGQGSMTRVKMHRSGHFIETAEVRVDRSRLVRDVPAAELFGGFRFRAPVWRSGKRIYTKAADDLVGVFAIVETAVALFRKGAPRRPFVGLLTRGEEVGFVGAIAHLERKWLQEARRPVVFVSLETSRALDGARIGKGPVVRLGDRRTVFDAGALQVLAEVARRVLPGKHQKRIMDGGACEAAAATLWGVPSVGLSVPLGNYHNQGFEGGPDCRGVDGPAPEMVHEEDVAGLLALCKGLFARDLDWNHPWTAAQLKLRKNYRTYRKHL